The following are encoded in a window of Arvicanthis niloticus isolate mArvNil1 chromosome 1, mArvNil1.pat.X, whole genome shotgun sequence genomic DNA:
- the Nsmce3 gene encoding non-structural maintenance of chromosomes element 3 homolog: MLQKPRGRGRPSTQADRERDWGGAGEEIPSTSRGACGTSQGSRASLSTPTVGPRTQKQLELKVAELVQFLLIKDQKKIPIKRTDILKHVVGDYRDVYPNLLKLAAERLQYVFGYKLVELEPKSHTYILINMLEPVEEDAEVRGDQGTPTSGLLMIVLGLIFMKGNTITETEVWDFLRRLGVYPTKKHLIFGDPKKLITEDFVRQRYLEYRRIPHTDPVDYELQWGPRTNLETSKMKVLKFVAKVHNQDPKDWPAQYCEALADEESRARPAAASDPATSS; this comes from the coding sequence ATGCTTCAGAAGCCGAGGGGCCGCGGTCGGCCCAGCACGCAAGCTGATCGGGAGCGGGACTGGGGAGGTGCTGGCGAGGAAATACCCAGCACGTCTCGCGGCGCATGCGGAACCTCTCAGGGCTCCCGCGCCTCCCTGTCGACCCCCACCGTGGGGCCGCGCACCCAGAAGCAGCTGGAGCTGAAGGTGGCCGAACTGGTGCAGTTCCTGCTGATCAAGGACCAGAAGAAGATCCCGATCAAGCGCACCGACATTCTGAAGCACGTGGTGGGAGACTACCGGGACGTGTACCCCAACCTTCTGAAGCTGGCCGCCGAGCGCCTGCAGTACGTGTTCGGGTACAAGCTGGTGGAGCTGGAGCCCAAGAGCCACACCTACATCCTCATCAACATGCTTGAGCCGGTGGAGGAAGATGCTGAGGTGAGAGGCGATCAGGGTACCCCCACCTCGGGCCTGCTAATGATAGTCCTAGGGCTTATCTTCATGAAAGGCAACACCATCACCGAGACTGAGGTCTGGGACTTCCTGCGACGGCTCGGAGTGTACCCCACTAAGAAGCATTTAATTTTTGGCGACCCAAAGAAACTCATTACCGAAGACTTTGTGCGGCAGCGCTACTTGGAGTACCGGAGGATACCCCACACCGATCCTGTGGACTACGAATTACAGTGGGGCCCGCGAACCAACCTGGAAACCAGCAAGATGAAAGTTCTTAAGTTTGTGGCCAAAGTCCATAATCAGGACCCCAAAGACTGGCCCGCACAATACTGCGAGGCTCTGGCTGACGAGGAGAGTAGGGCCAGACCTGCAGCTGCTAGTGACCCAGCCACATCCTCCTGA